A single Candidatus Chromulinivoraceae bacterium DNA region contains:
- the pilM gene encoding type IV pilus assembly protein PilM, translating to MKLFKGVGDFFALDIGTNAVRVVQLENNGQDNWTLLHYGYAPVDLKTTSANSKESEHRLGEIIMTAVGQSGIKTKNVAIGLPSQKTFTTVIDVPMMPEAELRSTVKYQIDQYIPMAIDEAKVDWVLLGQSAHNPQQQEVLLASTANVYAEERLEFVEGLGLNVIAAEPDPIAMIRSLLPSGIQDARLLIDVGELSTNLVVTYADSPRLVRTIPTGLHSLVKAAVQNLNVQEDQARQFIVKFGLAPDRLEGQVFHAVESVLEGFAAELVKSIKFFQTRYPNTPVGGILLSGYGSVIPKFGDYVTAKTGVNSAQANPWQKVRVNQGDQQQLASVANEFAVAIGLAQRSNKA from the coding sequence ATGAAACTATTCAAAGGCGTGGGCGACTTCTTTGCACTTGATATCGGTACGAATGCCGTTCGCGTGGTGCAACTAGAAAACAATGGTCAGGATAACTGGACATTACTGCACTATGGATACGCGCCGGTTGATCTGAAAACAACGAGTGCTAACTCTAAAGAGTCTGAACATCGCCTGGGTGAAATTATTATGACCGCGGTGGGGCAAAGTGGCATTAAGACTAAGAATGTTGCAATTGGCCTACCATCACAGAAAACTTTTACAACGGTAATTGATGTACCAATGATGCCCGAGGCAGAGCTGCGTAGTACCGTTAAATATCAAATTGACCAATATATTCCCATGGCCATTGATGAAGCCAAGGTTGACTGGGTTCTCTTGGGGCAGTCAGCGCATAACCCACAGCAACAAGAGGTGCTTCTTGCGAGTACAGCTAACGTGTATGCTGAAGAGCGCCTGGAGTTTGTAGAAGGCCTTGGGCTGAACGTTATTGCAGCTGAACCTGATCCTATCGCCATGATCCGCTCACTACTGCCAAGCGGCATTCAGGACGCACGGTTACTTATAGACGTAGGAGAGCTCTCTACTAACCTAGTAGTAACGTATGCCGATTCACCACGTCTTGTGCGTACTATTCCAACCGGCCTTCACTCGCTCGTCAAAGCAGCGGTGCAAAACCTCAACGTTCAAGAAGACCAAGCACGTCAGTTTATTGTTAAGTTTGGACTGGCGCCAGATCGTCTTGAAGGTCAGGTATTCCATGCCGTCGAGAGTGTTCTTGAGGGCTTTGCTGCAGAGTTAGTAAAATCTATCAAGTTCTTCCAAACAAGATATCCGAACACCCCAGTTGGCGGCATTCTATTATCAGGATACGGAAGTGTGATCCCTAAGTTTGGTGATTATGTTACAGCAAAAACGGGCGTTAACTCTGCACAGGCTAATCCATGGCAAAAAGTTCGAGTTAACCAGGGCGACCAACAACAACTAGCTTCAGTGGCGAATGAGTTTGCGGTTGCTATTGGTCTTGCTCAACGGAGTAACAAGGCATGA
- a CDS encoding ATPase, T2SS/T4P/T4SS family → MALLTNDMQEKLMTLLTEEGLVSEDVLHAAQDDAVKTNKPLLAILTEQGAVDDELLTHAIAQVSGVPYVNLSNSLIDQDVLTLLPEDIAERFMAVPLAEVQNRLAVAMIDANNVQAVDYLANLIQRPLKVFMASEAGVRHVLDQYRTDLSSVDEAAEVSQEESRASSDSDIKTIVQDSPISRALSTILEYAVKSRASDVHIEPLEKTLKIRVRVDGVLREIMQLPKSIEPALVSRIKILSNMKIDEHRIPQDGQFTVKVAAKEVDLRIAISPVVWGEQVVIRLLDKSGNSFDIEQMGYAGRALRAIRKGIKRPNGMVLTSGPTGSGKSTSLYALIKEIKNDTVNIVTLEDPVEYKMDGVNQIQVNSEVGLTFANGLRSILRQDPDIVMVGEIRDSETASLAVQAALTGHLVFSTLHTNSAAGVLPRLLDMGVEPFLIASTVNTIIGQRLVRRVSTKRDAYQSTPIETQNIMATVGHLLPRTRADIARVSADLGYKDLPLAGQSAYTLVKGRDTPQTPRGYAGRAGLYEVMDVTEEIQNLIVSHATSSEIQRKAIEQGMITMRQDGYLKALQGITTLEEVNRVTSDTA, encoded by the coding sequence ATGGCGCTTCTTACTAACGACATGCAAGAAAAACTCATGACCCTCCTTACGGAAGAGGGGCTGGTTTCAGAGGATGTGCTTCATGCGGCGCAGGATGATGCGGTAAAAACCAACAAACCGTTGTTAGCGATTTTGACGGAACAGGGTGCCGTAGATGATGAGCTATTAACTCATGCTATTGCACAGGTTTCTGGGGTACCTTATGTAAACCTCAGCAATAGTCTCATTGATCAGGATGTTTTAACACTCTTACCTGAGGATATTGCCGAGAGATTTATGGCCGTACCGCTTGCGGAGGTTCAGAACCGTCTTGCTGTAGCTATGATTGATGCGAATAACGTGCAGGCGGTTGACTACCTCGCGAACCTTATTCAACGGCCGCTCAAGGTCTTTATGGCGTCTGAGGCGGGCGTGAGGCATGTTCTCGACCAATACCGCACTGACCTGTCTAGTGTTGACGAGGCGGCTGAAGTTTCCCAGGAAGAATCGCGCGCAAGCTCTGATAGTGATATCAAAACGATCGTCCAAGATTCGCCGATTAGTCGTGCTCTCAGTACTATTTTGGAATATGCTGTTAAGTCTCGTGCCAGTGACGTGCATATTGAGCCACTTGAAAAAACGCTCAAAATTCGTGTACGAGTAGATGGTGTGCTTCGTGAAATTATGCAGCTGCCAAAATCAATTGAACCGGCGTTGGTAAGTCGCATCAAGATCCTTTCCAATATGAAAATCGATGAACATCGTATTCCACAAGATGGTCAATTTACGGTGAAAGTTGCTGCTAAGGAAGTCGACCTTCGTATCGCTATCAGTCCAGTTGTATGGGGAGAGCAAGTGGTTATTCGTTTACTCGATAAGTCGGGCAATAGTTTTGATATTGAACAAATGGGATATGCAGGTCGTGCACTACGTGCCATTCGTAAGGGCATTAAACGTCCGAATGGTATGGTGTTAACTTCTGGTCCGACCGGTTCGGGTAAGTCGACCAGTCTGTACGCGCTCATTAAAGAAATTAAAAACGATACCGTTAATATCGTGACACTTGAAGACCCCGTTGAGTATAAGATGGATGGGGTAAATCAAATACAGGTAAATAGCGAGGTGGGGCTGACCTTTGCAAATGGACTTCGCTCTATTCTGCGTCAGGACCCGGACATCGTAATGGTAGGAGAGATCCGTGACTCTGAGACGGCTAGCTTGGCCGTCCAGGCGGCGCTTACAGGTCACTTAGTATTTAGTACACTGCACACCAACTCGGCTGCTGGTGTGCTACCACGGCTGCTGGATATGGGCGTTGAACCATTCCTCATCGCAAGTACTGTAAATACTATTATCGGTCAGCGTTTGGTTCGCCGTGTCTCTACAAAACGAGATGCATACCAATCAACACCGATAGAGACGCAAAACATTATGGCGACTGTCGGCCATCTTTTGCCGCGAACGCGCGCCGATATCGCACGAGTCTCGGCAGATTTAGGCTATAAAGACTTGCCCCTAGCAGGCCAAAGCGCTTATACTTTAGTCAAGGGAAGGGACACGCCGCAAACACCAAGGGGTTATGCAGGCCGTGCCGGACTCTATGAAGTGATGGACGTGACGGAAGAAATCCAAAATCTTATCGTCTCACACGCAACGAGTAGCGAAATCCAGCGTAAGGCAATCGAACAGGGCATGATTACTATGCGTCAGGACGGCTACTTAAAAGCACTACAGGGCATTACAACACTTGAAGAAGTTAACCGCGTGACGTCAGATACAGCGTAA
- the ychF gene encoding redox-regulated ATPase YchF, with amino-acid sequence MSLSIGIVGLPNVGKSTLFNTLTHNDILAANYPFATIEPNTGIVSVPDERLLKLAELYRSNKIVPATVTFVDIAGLVAGASKGEGLGNKFLANIRQCDAILHLVRAFENSDIVHVSDRVHPANDIDIINTELILADLETIDRHLPKLVKEAKAKPALREQISYLESIRKTLEDSTPLSTLKSLNEEYLAELHLLTAKPVIYAFNIDEQTLTNETKKAELTQLVTPNQAVFICAKLEDEIKGLDDSDANELLESYGVEETGLNQLIRAAYKTLGLQSYLTAGQKEVRAWTIKQESTAPQAAGVIHSDFERGFIAAQVVNYNDLIAAGSETAARSTGKIRTEGKDYIMQPNDVVEFRFNV; translated from the coding sequence ATGAGTTTATCTATTGGAATTGTCGGTTTGCCAAATGTTGGTAAATCCACCCTCTTTAACACCTTGACCCACAACGACATTTTAGCAGCCAATTATCCATTCGCCACAATCGAGCCGAATACGGGTATTGTTTCCGTGCCCGATGAGCGACTACTAAAACTTGCCGAGCTCTATCGTAGCAACAAAATCGTTCCAGCCACCGTAACTTTTGTTGACATTGCTGGCCTTGTAGCTGGTGCGTCCAAGGGTGAAGGTCTTGGCAATAAGTTTTTGGCTAACATCCGCCAGTGTGATGCCATTCTTCACCTCGTGCGCGCATTTGAAAATAGCGATATCGTACACGTATCCGACCGTGTTCACCCAGCAAACGATATTGACATTATCAATACCGAACTTATTTTGGCTGACCTTGAAACAATCGACCGTCACTTACCTAAGCTCGTTAAGGAAGCCAAGGCAAAGCCAGCACTACGCGAACAAATTAGCTATTTGGAATCCATTCGTAAAACTCTCGAGGATAGCACCCCTCTCTCGACGTTAAAATCGCTGAACGAGGAATATCTCGCCGAGCTCCACCTCCTCACCGCTAAACCAGTTATTTACGCCTTTAATATCGATGAGCAAACTCTTACTAACGAGACAAAGAAAGCTGAGCTCACTCAGCTAGTTACCCCAAACCAGGCTGTCTTTATTTGTGCAAAGCTAGAGGATGAGATTAAAGGACTCGACGATAGCGACGCCAACGAGCTACTTGAAAGCTACGGAGTTGAAGAGACTGGCCTCAATCAGCTTATCCGCGCAGCTTACAAAACGCTCGGTCTTCAGAGCTACCTCACCGCTGGTCAGAAAGAAGTTCGCGCCTGGACAATCAAACAGGAATCAACAGCACCACAGGCAGCTGGTGTTATCCACAGCGATTTTGAACGTGGATTTATTGCCGCCCAGGTCGTTAACTATAACGACCTTATTGCCGCCGGTTCGGAAACGGCCGCCCGTAGTACTGGTAAGATTCGAACTGAAGGCAAAGACTACATTATGCAACCGAACGATGTAGTTGAGTTTCGTTTTAACGTATAA
- a CDS encoding type IV pilus twitching motility protein PilT, producing the protein METQELRIEVLLEEVVKKRASDLHLQVGLPPMLRVDGSLTPIAGYNALDEPQVETLIFAILDQDQQQILMKDKEFDFSFAFGTLGRFRVNAFHERGNLAAALRLIPNEIKSVTELGMPQVVTSFADYPRGLVLVTGPTGSGKSTTLAALVDKINTERANHIITIEDPIEFTHKSKKSVIVQREVHYDTYSFSAALRSSLRQDPDVVLIGEMRDLETISAAITIAETGHLVFATLHTNSASQSVDRMIDVFPPHQQPQIRAQLSNILMAICSQRLIPAIGGGRVVAAEVLVANPAVRNIIREGKAHQLDAVIQTGADLGMQTMDRTLVGLVQSGTVTYDEARNFAVDLTEFERLIRG; encoded by the coding sequence ATGGAAACGCAAGAACTAAGAATTGAAGTACTACTTGAAGAGGTGGTTAAAAAGCGTGCTTCCGATCTTCACTTACAGGTAGGTTTGCCTCCGATGCTTCGTGTTGATGGTAGTCTAACGCCAATCGCCGGCTATAATGCACTTGATGAGCCACAAGTAGAAACACTTATTTTTGCAATTCTTGACCAAGATCAACAACAGATTCTCATGAAGGACAAGGAGTTTGACTTTAGCTTTGCTTTTGGCACACTCGGTCGTTTCCGTGTAAACGCTTTCCACGAACGAGGTAATTTGGCAGCTGCACTTCGTCTTATTCCGAACGAAATTAAATCTGTGACTGAGCTCGGTATGCCACAGGTTGTAACCTCTTTTGCGGACTATCCACGAGGGCTGGTTCTAGTGACTGGTCCAACCGGATCTGGTAAGTCTACGACTTTGGCGGCTCTTGTTGATAAAATCAACACTGAGCGCGCCAATCACATAATCACGATTGAAGATCCAATCGAGTTTACGCACAAGTCTAAAAAATCAGTCATCGTTCAACGAGAGGTGCACTATGATACCTACTCGTTCTCAGCGGCTCTACGTTCAAGTCTTCGTCAAGACCCAGATGTCGTGCTGATTGGTGAGATGCGTGACCTTGAGACGATCTCTGCGGCTATTACTATCGCGGAGACAGGCCACTTAGTGTTTGCGACGCTCCACACCAACAGTGCTTCTCAATCTGTTGATCGCATGATCGACGTGTTTCCGCCACACCAACAACCACAGATCCGTGCACAGCTTTCAAACATTTTGATGGCAATTTGTTCTCAGCGACTAATACCTGCTATCGGCGGTGGTCGTGTGGTCGCCGCAGAGGTGCTTGTTGCCAATCCAGCTGTACGCAATATTATCCGTGAAGGAAAAGCTCACCAACTAGATGCTGTTATCCAGACTGGAGCTGATCTTGGTATGCAAACGATGGACCGCACACTTGTCGGTTTAGTGCAGAGCGGTACTGTAACTTATGATGAGGCTCGTAACTTTGCTGTTGATCTTACTGAGTTTGAAAGGCTAATTAGAGGATAG